A region of Spiroplasma endosymbiont of Crioceris asparagi DNA encodes the following proteins:
- a CDS encoding single-stranded DNA-binding protein, whose protein sequence is MNNVTIMGQLIGSPEIIYENDKNENKKLYKLILKVQRPFKSKNGSYESDYINVKAWSNTLGYVDDYYEDSLVSIEGRLISFASQDKTKYLNEVFANKVVNYN, encoded by the coding sequence ATGAATAATGTAACAATAATGGGACAACTAATAGGTAGTCCAGAAATCATTTATGAAAATGACAAAAATGAAAATAAAAAACTATATAAATTAATATTAAAAGTACAAAGACCTTTTAAATCAAAAAATGGTAGTTATGAAAGTGATTATATTAATGTTAAAGCATGATCAAATACTTTAGGGTATGTTGATGATTATTATGAAGACTCATTAGTGTCAATTGAGGGAAGATTAATTTCTTTTGCTTCCCAAGATAAAACTAAATATCTTAATGAAGTATTTGCCAACAAAGTGGTTAATTATAATTAA
- a CDS encoding ABC transporter ATP-binding protein — translation MEKVIEIKNLSKSFGQSKILENISIDIEFKERVAILGGNGAGKTTFVEMIGQTSKPTSGEIKINIDGNLKQEIGIQFQEGIWPKGITAYDIIKFYKAVFPNFNDEREKELEEVFEIGTFAKRNLNRLSGGQKQRFNAMLSVLNKPKVVILDELTTGLDMRLQFKILNFFKQSTIKDNQTLLIVSHNPEEVEQLCTRAIIIGDKKILLDKSVEDIKKEYGSVRKLMDKYFEEGLI, via the coding sequence ATGGAAAAGGTTATAGAAATTAAAAACTTATCTAAAAGTTTTGGTCAATCAAAAATTTTAGAAAATATTAGCATTGATATTGAATTTAAAGAACGTGTGGCTATTCTTGGTGGTAATGGGGCTGGTAAAACAACATTTGTGGAAATGATCGGACAAACTTCAAAACCAACAAGTGGTGAAATTAAAATTAATATAGATGGTAATTTAAAACAAGAAATTGGAATTCAATTTCAAGAAGGAATTTGACCAAAAGGTATTACTGCATATGACATAATTAAATTTTATAAAGCAGTTTTTCCAAACTTTAATGATGAAAGAGAAAAAGAACTAGAAGAAGTTTTTGAAATTGGAACATTTGCTAAAAGAAATTTAAATAGATTGTCTGGTGGTCAAAAACAAAGATTTAATGCAATGTTATCTGTTTTAAACAAACCAAAAGTTGTAATTCTTGATGAGCTAACAACTGGTTTAGATATGAGACTACAATTTAAAATTTTAAATTTTTTCAAACAAAGTACTATTAAAGATAATCAAACATTATTAATTGTTTCTCATAATCCCGAAGAAGTAGAACAACTATGTACAAGAGCAATTATTATTGGTGATAAAAAAATATTATTAGATAAATCTGTTGAAGATATTAAAAAAGAATATGGCTCAGTTAGAAAATTAATGGATAAGTATTTTGAAGAGGGGTTAATATAA
- a CDS encoding ABC transporter ATP-binding protein — MNNEKQVKFKSKKKASSFFKIIFTYLSKRPLLTTFLFTLVILSALCGIFSPKIIQNIMLILTAPTSNKNNSPLPPEGVPVQKMTIFSDDGINYYTKLFGLKMFWQTWIYLQLGLLILMAVFTFLSNFVAGRIGRSVEIELRNNALEKLVKQDISYYSDKKIGEILTKIISDTQIIGEQTQQVPVTAINAFVTFFGSLIMMFTIDAKLTWVVLGTMLVIVVTLGLTFGVARKLVMAVRKEITNINGDVTDRISTIRLIKSSGTEKQEVERFKDQHKVYFKKSQTMILVQSIIITVLIAGITSIQILIVISAALFYNNDPQTIAIVLPAFISSQGTMIGPIMQLTRLVFGIIQASTSAERIQEIIGSKSRMNPFYEEGKGIYIDKIEGDIILKDLEFRYPEKPEQLILPKFNFTFEQGKSYAFVGETGSGKSTIAKLLLRFYDPSAGSVIINGGIDLKDVKLSTYLKHVGYVEQEPQILFGTVLDNIKYGNGEKTDEEAIEAAKKANLHEIINSWPEGYNTILGERGFMLSGGQKQRLVIARMFLKDPQLLILDEATSALDNIVEKEIQKNINELMKGRTSVSIAHRLSTIKNVDQIIVISKNEGIAQIGTFNELKEVPGHFKDLYEAGLMS; from the coding sequence ATGAATAATGAAAAACAAGTTAAATTTAAGAGTAAAAAAAAGGCATCATCTTTTTTTAAAATAATTTTTACGTATTTATCAAAAAGACCATTATTAACAACATTTTTATTTACTTTGGTAATCTTATCTGCACTATGTGGAATATTTTCACCAAAAATAATTCAAAATATTATGTTAATTTTGACAGCACCCACATCAAATAAAAATAATTCACCATTACCCCCAGAAGGTGTACCAGTTCAAAAAATGACAATTTTTTCAGATGATGGTATTAACTACTATACAAAATTATTCGGATTGAAAATGTTTTGACAAACTTGAATCTATTTACAATTAGGATTATTGATATTAATGGCAGTGTTTACTTTTTTATCAAACTTTGTTGCAGGTAGAATTGGAAGAAGTGTTGAAATTGAATTAAGAAACAACGCGTTAGAAAAATTAGTAAAACAAGATATCTCATATTATTCTGATAAAAAAATTGGGGAAATATTAACAAAAATTATTTCTGATACACAAATTATTGGAGAACAAACTCAACAAGTTCCTGTTACAGCAATTAATGCATTTGTAACATTCTTTGGATCATTGATTATGATGTTTACAATTGATGCAAAATTAACATGAGTTGTATTGGGAACAATGCTAGTAATAGTAGTTACATTAGGTTTAACATTTGGAGTTGCCAGAAAACTAGTAATGGCCGTTAGAAAAGAAATTACCAATATTAATGGTGATGTAACTGATAGAATTAGTACTATTAGATTAATTAAATCAAGTGGTACAGAAAAACAAGAAGTTGAACGTTTTAAAGATCAACATAAAGTTTATTTTAAAAAATCACAAACAATGATTTTAGTACAATCAATCATTATAACTGTTTTAATTGCGGGAATTACTTCAATTCAAATTTTAATTGTTATTTCTGCAGCTTTATTTTATAATAATGATCCTCAAACAATTGCAATTGTTTTACCAGCATTTATAAGTAGTCAGGGAACTATGATTGGGCCAATCATGCAATTAACTCGTTTAGTATTTGGAATAATTCAAGCGTCAACTAGTGCTGAACGTATTCAAGAAATAATTGGTTCTAAATCAAGAATGAATCCATTTTATGAAGAAGGTAAAGGTATTTACATTGATAAAATTGAAGGAGATATTATTTTAAAAGACTTAGAATTTAGATATCCAGAAAAACCAGAACAACTAATTTTACCAAAATTTAACTTTACATTTGAGCAAGGTAAATCATATGCTTTTGTTGGAGAAACAGGTAGTGGTAAATCAACAATTGCTAAATTATTATTAAGATTTTATGACCCATCAGCTGGTAGTGTAATAATCAATGGTGGAATTGATTTAAAAGATGTTAAATTATCAACATATTTAAAACATGTTGGTTATGTAGAACAAGAACCACAAATCTTATTTGGAACAGTTTTGGATAATATCAAATATGGTAATGGTGAAAAAACTGATGAAGAAGCTATTGAAGCTGCTAAAAAAGCAAACTTACATGAAATAATTAATTCTTGACCAGAAGGTTACAATACTATTCTTGGTGAACGTGGATTTATGTTAAGTGGTGGACAAAAACAAAGATTAGTTATTGCAAGAATGTTTTTAAAAGATCCACAATTATTAATCTTAGATGAAGCAACATCTGCACTTGATAACATCGTTGAAAAAGAAATTCAAAAAAATATTAATGAGTTAATGAAAGGTAGAACATCTGTTTCAATTGCTCATAGATTATCAACTATTAAAAATGTTGATCAAATAATTGTAATTTCAAAAAATGAAGGTATTGCTCAAATCGGAACGTTTAATGAATTAAAAGAAGTACCAGGTCACTTTAAAGATTTATATGAAGCTGGATTAATGAGCTAA
- a CDS encoding ABC transporter permease, producing MFLIFKNNLKQLIKQYIQFIVYIFLLLLISVFTTILIVTSSYLIQQKNQLNESKFNFEYSYKMTTTSYTSNDTQNISPWYAFNTKLTDSKNISNKETLTISNGLEDAKSNNNAIYFDTKNFKWLKDENTNEEYFDSSIYNVGGYLNKDYFLNTGFGDSDPIVYIDYQHRSEEGDSYFDENSGHKLYARLKSNNQKLQDSDFIINWSNETKFSYVKNGNFGLIYNFNFDSKYFQKSLIGFLYNKFDLRNIKDYQSASMLQKNVIDHIFNYMFYLNNSSITTLIKNRFIDSIDWNKPEINDFFNDNNNVFGKIVSSNNEDTYVLGSKENGDFASLRNGEESKKFNDIYNSLEKNGVYLVRDFDASYNFMTKASVDASWSFGKKFITNGDFFESYYNLVGDLSNFNLRDIQQTVMWNSLGEKFRYISAYSGNGEEQAIKFNENVGLHIYKSKKPEGLVQYGVNTFVSSATYPDISNDHKKPWTFGNEYNIFPDIDYKVTFDATGVDSFNSYPTIYDDDIIPDQNRQAIFYLNNVDFKNAFSNSINPIYKDNTSGKAKLVDNEKFQDVSRMFMQHIGNKKSQINDINIYKLYLADNFISLDKINSIINNEKFDIKNIDGNLLKDSIKNNVSIEDKKTTKTISARQNLFGSSISAYLLISIVTVLIMTFVILFVMLNIVKKILEGQKRQIGCLKSLGISNKVLYANFLLFMTVPSLLIVPIGWLGGVFLQTTILNTFGTYFNIQVETIFNIKVLLSEMLFYFVIIILISFLVSRQIISLPALKLFETSVGKNTSSISSKLNSLLRTKKPLSKLRNSLFTSSLKEISILFTILFVASSIFTISFIIPTTVNNVKKEYYENIKFKNDYNYKNVYENVPLSRVGYFDYKNKDDVQENSTFGYKLFKDNKDIFNTTDKTDLLNKFNELFFNNLTTFKGVNLSVGLMDDLAKVDGKSASDNNSIAYQLDNFATTMLPKLLGQDSISIKSIPKPFKNKYEYAIALISGNLINSTIKEKWEQDNYGDSFKNFLFSFSNVPVNQNEKDTIYTTSSGMASSGKKTLDTQIFGLPKNGATNGINLKHFASLSSTGDEIPVLASENFRAKGFKKGDKITIKVPNNLVKFNSDKSSLETTILNNDSRSWQYITSGKEEQDKNYLFSNKFNPSKTTYLERGINKIDNEDSEYTKMQDVYLTVPKKLLEADKTFANNFYKTGVEYLEYLGVIKKDDIKDSKNVDYKTLFDDNKKAENVFIGTDDNSDSYKIRAYDIRKYDNTAKNFAKLSSLSLASGTNSWWNIALQNNLIVTDTSVKESPQKLKIIDFEKIYDKSRLIMKQEDANKVLGYSNPDETYANGINIWSNAKLSNETEIVDQITRQLFTTTLGNNATENINANLKPLINKTNYIEIEKQAFINLVQSAYSIGIIFIFGAIILSLITIYNVAKLFIDKFRTFIGFMQVLGYTKREVSYVVLGILAPTAIVATITPMIILILLITDALPAVLLKVGFLVPLTISWWIIPAILLISFAIFLITFIMVFRSLKKVPLQEIMGN from the coding sequence ATGTTTCTAATTTTCAAAAATAATTTAAAACAATTAATAAAACAATATATACAGTTTATCGTATATATTTTTTTGCTTTTGTTAATTTCTGTATTTACAACAATTTTAATTGTTACTTCAAGTTATTTGATTCAACAAAAAAATCAATTAAATGAAAGTAAGTTTAATTTTGAATATTCTTATAAAATGACTACCACATCATATACATCAAATGATACGCAAAACATATCACCTTGATATGCATTTAATACAAAATTAACAGACTCAAAAAATATCTCAAATAAAGAAACATTAACTATATCAAATGGTTTGGAAGATGCTAAATCGAACAACAATGCTATTTATTTTGATACAAAAAATTTTAAATGATTAAAAGATGAAAATACTAATGAAGAATATTTTGATAGTTCAATTTATAATGTTGGTGGATATTTAAATAAAGATTATTTTTTAAATACCGGTTTTGGAGATAGTGATCCAATTGTTTATATAGATTATCAACATAGAAGTGAAGAGGGCGATAGTTATTTTGATGAAAACTCTGGTCATAAATTATATGCTAGATTAAAAAGCAATAACCAAAAGTTACAAGATAGTGATTTTATAATTAATTGATCAAATGAAACTAAATTCAGTTATGTAAAAAATGGAAACTTTGGTTTAATATATAATTTTAATTTTGATTCTAAATATTTTCAAAAATCATTAATTGGTTTTTTATATAATAAATTTGATTTAAGAAACATAAAAGACTATCAATCAGCTTCAATGTTACAAAAAAATGTGATAGATCATATTTTTAATTACATGTTCTATTTAAATAATTCAAGTATTACAACACTTATTAAAAATAGATTTATTGATTCTATTGATTGAAACAAACCAGAAATTAATGATTTTTTTAATGACAATAACAATGTTTTTGGAAAAATAGTTTCATCAAATAATGAAGACACATATGTGTTGGGTTCAAAAGAAAATGGGGATTTCGCCAGCTTAAGAAATGGTGAAGAAAGTAAGAAATTTAATGATATTTACAATTCACTTGAAAAAAACGGTGTTTATTTAGTTAGAGATTTTGATGCCAGTTATAATTTTATGACAAAAGCTTCAGTTGATGCATCATGATCTTTTGGAAAAAAATTTATTACAAATGGCGATTTTTTTGAATCATATTACAATTTAGTTGGTGATTTATCAAACTTTAATTTAAGAGATATTCAACAAACTGTTATGTGAAATAGTTTGGGAGAGAAATTTCGATACATTTCAGCATATTCAGGAAATGGTGAAGAACAAGCAATTAAGTTTAATGAAAATGTAGGTTTACATATATATAAAAGCAAAAAACCTGAAGGTTTAGTTCAATATGGTGTTAATACATTTGTTTCTTCTGCAACTTATCCCGACATTTCTAATGACCATAAAAAACCATGAACTTTTGGTAATGAATATAATATTTTTCCAGATATAGATTATAAAGTTACATTTGATGCAACGGGGGTTGATTCATTTAACTCATATCCAACAATATATGATGATGATATAATTCCTGATCAAAATCGACAAGCAATATTCTATTTAAACAATGTTGATTTTAAAAATGCATTTTCTAATTCAATTAATCCAATTTATAAAGACAATACTAGTGGTAAAGCAAAATTGGTTGATAATGAAAAATTTCAAGATGTTTCAAGAATGTTTATGCAACACATTGGAAATAAAAAAAGTCAAATTAATGATATTAATATTTATAAATTGTATTTGGCTGATAATTTTATTTCATTAGATAAAATAAATTCGATTATTAATAATGAAAAATTTGATATTAAAAATATAGATGGCAATTTGTTAAAAGATTCTATAAAAAACAATGTTTCAATAGAAGACAAAAAAACTACAAAAACTATTTCAGCACGACAAAACTTATTTGGCTCATCAATTAGCGCTTATTTATTAATAAGTATAGTAACTGTTTTAATAATGACATTTGTTATTTTATTTGTAATGCTTAATATTGTTAAAAAAATTCTTGAGGGTCAAAAAAGACAAATTGGCTGTTTAAAATCATTGGGAATTTCTAACAAAGTATTATATGCAAATTTCTTATTATTTATGACAGTTCCATCATTGTTAATTGTTCCGATAGGTTGATTGGGCGGTGTTTTCTTACAAACAACAATATTAAACACGTTTGGAACATACTTTAATATTCAAGTAGAAACGATATTTAATATAAAAGTACTTTTATCAGAAATGTTGTTTTACTTTGTAATAATTATTTTAATTTCATTCTTGGTATCTAGACAAATAATTTCTTTACCGGCATTAAAATTATTTGAAACTAGTGTTGGAAAAAATACTTCATCAATTTCATCTAAATTAAATAGCCTTTTAAGAACAAAAAAACCATTATCAAAATTAAGAAATTCTTTATTCACAAGTTCGCTAAAAGAAATATCAATTCTTTTCACAATATTATTTGTAGCATCTTCGATTTTTACAATTTCATTTATTATTCCAACAACCGTTAATAATGTAAAAAAAGAATATTATGAAAATATTAAATTTAAAAATGATTACAATTACAAGAATGTTTATGAAAATGTGCCATTATCTAGAGTTGGTTATTTTGATTACAAAAATAAAGATGATGTTCAAGAAAATTCTACATTTGGTTATAAATTGTTTAAGGACAATAAAGATATTTTTAACACAACAGACAAAACAGATTTATTGAATAAATTTAATGAATTATTTTTTAACAATTTAACAACATTTAAAGGTGTTAATTTATCGGTAGGTTTAATGGATGATCTTGCTAAAGTTGATGGTAAGTCTGCTAGTGATAATAATTCAATAGCATATCAATTAGATAATTTTGCAACTACAATGTTACCAAAATTGTTAGGACAAGATTCAATATCAATTAAATCAATTCCAAAACCATTTAAAAATAAATATGAATATGCAATTGCATTAATTTCAGGAAACTTGATTAACTCAACAATTAAAGAAAAATGAGAACAAGATAACTATGGGGATTCATTTAAAAATTTCTTATTTTCTTTTTCTAATGTGCCTGTAAATCAAAATGAAAAAGATACAATTTATACAACTTCATCTGGAATGGCTTCAAGTGGCAAAAAAACTCTTGATACACAAATATTTGGTCTTCCAAAAAATGGGGCAACAAATGGTATTAACTTAAAACATTTTGCAAGTTTAAGTTCAACTGGTGATGAAATCCCTGTGCTTGCTTCTGAAAATTTTAGAGCTAAAGGATTTAAAAAGGGTGACAAGATAACAATTAAAGTACCTAATAATCTGGTTAAATTTAATTCAGATAAGTCTAGTTTAGAAACAACAATTTTAAATAATGATTCAAGAAGTTGACAGTATATAACTTCAGGAAAAGAAGAACAAGATAAAAATTATTTATTTTCAAATAAATTTAATCCTTCTAAAACAACTTATTTAGAAAGGGGCATTAATAAAATTGATAATGAAGATTCAGAATATACTAAAATGCAAGATGTATACTTGACTGTTCCTAAAAAATTATTAGAGGCTGATAAAACTTTTGCAAATAATTTTTATAAAACTGGAGTTGAGTATTTAGAATATCTTGGGGTTATCAAAAAAGATGATATAAAAGATTCTAAAAATGTTGATTATAAAACACTTTTTGATGACAACAAAAAAGCTGAAAATGTATTTATTGGAACAGATGATAATTCTGATAGTTACAAAATTAGAGCATATGATATTAGAAAATATGATAACACTGCAAAAAACTTTGCAAAATTATCATCTTTATCATTAGCATCAGGAACTAATTCATGATGAAACATAGCATTACAAAACAATTTGATTGTTACCGATACTTCAGTAAAAGAATCTCCGCAAAAACTTAAAATTATAGATTTTGAAAAAATTTATGATAAATCAAGATTAATTATGAAACAAGAAGATGCAAATAAAGTCTTGGGTTACTCCAATCCAGATGAAACTTATGCAAATGGTATTAATATTTGATCTAATGCAAAATTAAGTAATGAAACAGAAATTGTTGATCAAATAACTAGACAATTATTTACAACAACTTTAGGTAATAATGCCACTGAAAATATTAATGCTAATTTAAAACCTTTAATTAATAAAACAAATTACATTGAAATTGAAAAACAAGCATTTATTAATTTAGTACAAAGTGCATATTCTATTGGAATAATCTTTATTTTTGGAGCAATAATACTTTCATTAATCACAATCTATAATGTTGCAAAATTATTTATCGATAAATTTAGAACTTTTATTGGATTTATGCAAGTTCTTGGTTATACAAAAAGAGAAGTAAGTTATGTTGTATTGGGAATTCTGGCACCAACAGCAATAGTTGCTACAATAACCCCAATGATAATCCTTATTTTATTAATAACCGATGCATTACCAGCAGTGTTATTAAAAGTTGGTTTCTTAGTGCCATTAACAATTTCTTGGTGAATTATTCCTGCAATATTATTAATCTCATTTGCAATTTTCTTAATAACTTTTATTATGGTATTTAGATCATTGAAAAAAGTTCCATTACAAGAAATTATGGGAAATTAA
- a CDS encoding ABC transporter permease: MKEFKIKGGWPEFKELFLVIGKSFFREVRGPLFLYFMPIFFMILFYYTMGSTYDKQAKVSLLFAYTLIPALTIVTSLAPSLVNWKNSIFLKRLETAGLSKTKFLLTLYLFYFLAGLSGIAVQLTFALMLGGKPFIDALGHINALSFILGIVLVVLMCIAISSFLGGISSNEGSMQGIVMLIYFINLFLAGIMLPLNIVETTKVMHIVTYLIPLKYAAGVYNHAINEDSFIVHANNGNVFTEFNELWQPAVGALAIIAALFIINKFTFKWSAKK, from the coding sequence ATGAAAGAATTTAAGATAAAAGGTGGATGACCTGAATTTAAAGAATTATTTTTAGTAATAGGTAAATCATTTTTTAGAGAAGTGAGAGGACCATTGTTCTTATACTTTATGCCAATCTTCTTTATGATTTTATTCTATTACACAATGGGAAGTACTTATGATAAACAAGCTAAAGTTAGTTTATTATTTGCTTACACTTTAATTCCTGCATTAACAATTGTTACCTCACTTGCGCCTTCACTTGTTAATTGAAAAAATTCTATCTTTTTAAAAAGATTAGAAACTGCTGGATTAAGTAAAACAAAATTTTTATTAACATTATATTTATTTTACTTTTTGGCCGGTCTTAGTGGAATTGCTGTGCAATTAACCTTTGCATTAATGTTAGGGGGCAAACCATTTATAGATGCCTTAGGGCACATTAATGCGCTTAGCTTTATCTTGGGAATTGTATTAGTTGTTTTAATGTGTATTGCAATTTCTTCTTTCCTAGGAGGAATTAGCAGTAATGAAGGATCAATGCAAGGAATCGTAATGTTAATATACTTTATTAATTTATTCTTAGCAGGAATTATGTTACCTTTAAATATTGTGGAAACAACAAAAGTTATGCATATCGTGACATATTTAATTCCTTTAAAATATGCAGCAGGGGTTTATAATCACGCAATTAATGAAGATAGTTTTATAGTTCATGCAAACAATGGTAATGTTTTTACAGAGTTTAATGAACTATGACAACCAGCTGTTGGAGCATTAGCAATTATTGCGGCATTGTTTATTATTAATAAATTCACTTTTAAATGAAGTGCTAAAAAATAA
- a CDS encoding DNA-processing protein DprA has product MNKILLYFAIKYNGDWDKIYSALKEKEQIAKEDLNRVINDVKYQFITILDNDYPEGFKEVYKPPFVLFYKGDKNILKLDNKIALVKDKEVKADDVVCLYNKTKNISNKQIIISDDLKAETIINNKVAISEFYNKRELTDENYLHLITRTIVGLNDKVFVENDTSMFNKSIWEYALEKNKLINIS; this is encoded by the coding sequence ATGAATAAAATTCTTTTATATTTTGCCATTAAATATAATGGCGATTGAGATAAAATTTATAGTGCTTTAAAAGAAAAAGAACAAATCGCTAAAGAAGATTTAAATAGAGTTATTAATGATGTTAAATATCAATTTATTACTATTTTAGATAATGACTATCCAGAAGGATTTAAAGAAGTTTACAAACCACCATTTGTTTTATTTTATAAAGGTGATAAAAACATTTTAAAATTAGATAACAAAATTGCTTTAGTGAAAGATAAAGAAGTTAAAGCAGATGATGTTGTTTGTTTGTATAACAAAACAAAAAATATTTCTAATAAACAAATAATAATTAGTGATGATTTAAAAGCTGAAACAATTATCAACAATAAGGTAGCTATTTCAGAATTTTACAATAAGCGTGAATTAACAGATGAAAATTATCTACATCTTATTACAAGAACAATTGTTGGTTTAAATGATAAAGTATTTGTAGAAAATGACACAAGTATGTTTAATAAAAGTATTTGAGAATATGCTTTAGAAAAAAACAAATTAATAAATATTTCTTAA